One Phaseolus vulgaris cultivar G19833 chromosome 11, P. vulgaris v2.0, whole genome shotgun sequence genomic window carries:
- the LOC137834144 gene encoding uncharacterized protein, giving the protein MIPEEIQESSPRFQNFMAEESNEERKMNLDLLDEVREEARIKAKALKRRVEYNHSSKLKPCQFQVADLVMRKAYSYQLENKLSPKWTGPFRVTKVLGNGAYRLETLEGARFLVHGMRPTSCFTSVEL; this is encoded by the coding sequence atgatccccgaagaaatccaggagagctcgccacgcTTCCAGAACTTCATggctgaagagtccaacgaagagagaaagatgaacctggacctactggatgaagtcagggaggaggcaagaatCAAAGCTaaagccttgaagagaagggtggagtacaatCACAGCTCGAAGTTGAAGCCTTGCCAGTTCCAGGTCGCTGACCTGGTGATGCGGAAGGCTTACTCATACCAGCTAGAGAACAAgctgtcccccaagtggactggtcctttcagAGTGACAAAGGTCCTTGGGAACGGGGCATACAGGCTTGAGACGTTGGAGGGGGCGCGATTCCTCGTACATGGAATGCGACCAACCTCATGTTTTACTTCAGTTGAACTTTAG